A single region of the Devosia sp. FJ2-5-3 genome encodes:
- a CDS encoding ABC transporter permease translates to MTAYIGKRLLAAIPVILGLSIIVFLVMKLIPGDPAQALLGSYATPDNVARINRALGLDRSWPEQYVIWIGNLLQGDFGRSYILNRPVLDEVLERFGATLILAGASLIICSVLGILAGIVSAVRQFSWTDRIITFFVLIGISMPAFFLGLVFILFFAVQWKLLPASGMYAVYGGGDLPDLLRHLILPASTLAIVATGVVARLTRAAMLEVLRQDFIRTARAKGVSENKVIYRHAFRAALVSIIPVLGIQAGFVLGGAVYIETVFQWPGLGQMLVKAVSTRDLLLVQGGVLVAATVYVLVNLLADVAQAMIDPRLKA, encoded by the coding sequence ATGACCGCCTATATCGGCAAGCGTCTGCTGGCCGCCATTCCCGTCATTCTGGGCCTCTCCATCATCGTCTTCCTGGTGATGAAGCTGATCCCCGGCGATCCGGCCCAGGCGTTGCTCGGGTCCTATGCCACGCCGGACAATGTCGCGCGCATCAATCGCGCCCTTGGCCTCGATCGGTCGTGGCCCGAACAATATGTCATCTGGATCGGCAATCTGCTGCAGGGCGATTTCGGCCGCTCCTATATCCTCAATCGTCCTGTCCTCGACGAAGTGCTCGAGCGCTTCGGTGCCACGCTCATCCTTGCTGGCGCCTCGCTCATTATCTGCTCGGTGCTGGGCATTCTGGCGGGCATCGTCTCGGCCGTCCGCCAGTTCAGCTGGACCGACCGGATAATCACTTTCTTCGTCCTCATCGGCATTTCCATGCCGGCCTTCTTCCTCGGCCTGGTCTTCATTCTCTTCTTTGCCGTGCAATGGAAGCTGCTGCCGGCCTCGGGCATGTATGCGGTTTATGGCGGCGGCGATCTGCCCGACCTGCTTCGCCATCTGATCCTGCCCGCCTCCACCCTTGCCATTGTCGCAACCGGCGTTGTCGCCCGCCTCACCCGCGCCGCCATGCTCGAAGTCCTGCGTCAGGATTTCATCCGCACCGCCCGCGCCAAGGGCGTCTCCGAAAATAAGGTCATCTACCGCCACGCCTTCCGGGCAGCCCTTGTCTCCATCATTCCGGTGCTGGGCATTCAGGCCGGCTTCGTTCTCGGCGGCGCCGTCTATATCGAAACCGTGTTCCAGTGGCCGGGTCTGGGGCAGATGCTGGTCAAGGCCGTCTCTACCCGTGACCTGCTGCTGGTCCAGGGCGGGGTTCTCGTTGCCGCCACCGTCTATGTGCTCGTCAATCTCCTGGCCGACGTTGCGCAGGCCATGATCGATCCGAGGCTCAAGGCATGA